The window TGTTCGCCAGGACGTTCAGGCGGCCGCGGTGGGCCATGCCGATGACGACCTCGTCGAGACGGGACTCCGCCGCGCTGTCGATGACCGCGTCGAGCAGCGGGATGACCGACTCGCCGCCTTCGAGGCTGAAGCGCTTCTGGCCGACGTACTTCGTCTGCAGGAAGGTCTCGAAGGCCTCCGCCGCGTTCAGCCGGCGCAGGATGCGCAGCTGCTCCTCGCGCTCCGGCTTGCTGTGCGGGCGCTCGATGCGGTCCTGGATCCAGCGGCGCTGCTTCGGGTCCTGGATGTGCATGAACTCGACGCCGGTCGTACGGCAGTACGAGTCGCGCAGGACGCCGAGGATGTCGCGGAGCTTCATCAGGGACTTGCCCGAGAAGCCGCCGACCGCGAACTCCCGCTCCAGGTCCCACAGGGTGAGCCCGTGCTCGGTGATGTCCAGGTCGGGGTGCTTGCGCTGGCGGTACTCCAGCGGGTCGGTGTCGGCCATGACGTGGCCGCGGACCCGGTAGGAGTGGATCAGCTCGAAGACGCGGGCGGCCTTGGTGACGTCGTCGTCGTGCGAGGCGTCGATGTCCTTGAGCCAGCGGACCGGCTCGTAGGGGATACGCAGGGCCTCGAAGATGTCGTCGTAGAACCCGCCCTCGCCGAGCAGGTAGTTGGCGACGACCCGCAGGAACTCGCCCGAGGCGGCGCCCTGGATGACCCGGTGGTCGTACGTCGAGGTCAGGGTCATGACCTTCGAGATGCCCAGCTTGTTCAGGGTGTCCTGCGACGTGCCCTGGAACTCGGCCGGGTAGTCCATGGATCCTACGCCCATGATGACCGACTGACCGGGCATCAGACGCGGGACCGAGTGGACGGTGCCGAGGCCGCCGGGGTTGGTCAGGGAGACCGTGACACCGGTGAAGTCGTCCATCGTCAGCTTGCCGTCACGGGCGCGGCGGACGATGTCCTCGTAGGCCTGCCAGAACTCGAAGAAGTTCAGCGTCTCGGCCTTCTTGATGCCCGCGACGACCAGCTGGCGGTCGCCGTTGGGCTTCACCAGGTCGATGGCGAGGCCGAAGTTGACGTGCGGCGGCTTGACGAGGGTGGGCTTCCCGTCCTTCTCCGCGTAGTGCCAGTTCATCGACGGCATCGTCTTGATGGCCTGCACCATCGCGTAGCCGATCAGGTGCGTGAAGGAGATCTTCCCGCCCCGGGCGCGCTTCAGGTGGTTGTTGATGACGATGCGGTTGTCGAACAGCAGCTTCACCGGGACGGCGCGCACGGACGTGGCCGTGGGCAGCTCCAGGGAGGCGTTCATGTTCTTCGCGACCGCGGCGGCGGGGCCGCGCAGCGTGATGAACTCCGGGCCCTCGGTGGCGGCGGCCGGCGTGGCCTGCTTCGCGGGTGCGGCGGCCGCCGGCTTGGCGGGCGCGGCCGGAGCGGCGGCGGGCTTCGCGGCGGCCGGGGCCGGTGGCGCCGCGGCGGGCTTCGGGGCCGCCGGGGCGGGCGCGGCCGCCTTGGCGGGGGCCTGGGCCTGGGCCGGGGCGGCGGGTGCCGCGGGTGTGGTGGTCGCTGCGGCCCCCGCGGCCGCAGTGCTCGCCGGAGCCGAGGCGGCAGCGGCGCCCGGCTTGTAGTCGGCGAAGAAGTCCCACCAGGCTCGGTCTACCGAGTTCGGGTCCTGGAGGTACTGCTGATAGATCTCGTCGACGAGCCACTCGTTCGGTCCGAAGGCCGCGGCGGGGTTCTTACCCGCTTGGTCTGCGTCGGTCGAGATGCTCGAGTTACTGGGGGACTGTGGCGACACGGCGGCAACCGCCCTCTTCCGCTTCACAAGGTGATGGACAGCGGGAATCAAGGCTACGCCCCCGGGGCCGGGTAGGTCAGGCCGAGTCCGCTCTTCGTCGCGTAAGTCACATCGGAAAGCGTGTTTCGGGGGCGGAAATGGCGGGAAACAAGCGTGGTTCCGGTCCGGAATGGGGGTGGGGGGTGTGCGGCGGGCATGCGTCGGGTGGGGCCTGCGGGTATGTGTCCGCGGCCCTCTGCCTGAACGCACCTGATCACACGTGTCCGGCTGGGCGGAACGGGCGTGGATCTTGTGGCTCCGCTTCGAACTTTACGTCAACTTGGGGGAGATGTAAGCACCGGGAGGATGAGCGATATTCGGCAATGGTGAGGGGATTCAGCCATGTGGAATGTGGGTATCGGTGGATTTTTTCGCCCCCGCCGCCCCTACCCGTCCCATCCCGTTCCTGAGGGCTGCGCCCCCAGACCCCCGGGGGGTTCGTGCGCGGGGGGTGGGTGGTGGGGTGCGGGCCGGGTGGGGTTGCTCGCGCAGTTCCCCGCGCCCCTGAAAAGCCGACGCTCGGCCCGCTGCCCCAGGACCCGGTCAGCCTGCTGCCTACGCCGTCAGCCAGCCTGCTGCCGCAGCCCGAGCCAGCCTGCTGTCACCGGCCCCCGTCAGTCTGTTGCCGCAGCCGCCGGTCAGCCCGCTGCCGCAGACCGTCGGTCAGCCCGCCGTCACAGGCCCCGGCCAGCCGCTGCCGCGGACCGTCAGCCTGCTGCCACAGCGTCAGTCAGCCCGCTGCCGCAGCCCCCGGCCGGCACGCTGCGGAAGCGCGCGGTCGGTGTGCTGAGAGTTCGCAGGCTGCCTCTGCTTGCGACTGGGGAGTCGGCGTTCTGGAGTGGGGGCTCAGGTCTGCAGCTGGCGTTGCGTGGCCTGGGGCGGGACGCCTGGCAGGAGTACTCGGATGCGGCAGCCCTTCGGGGACTCGGCCACTCCGATGCGGCCGCCGTGCAGGTCCACGGCCCAGCGGGCGATGGCGAGGCCCAGGCCGGTGCCGCCGTCGCTGCCGGGGCCGTGGGGGGAGCTGACGGCGCCGCGGTTGAAGCGTTCGAAGACGCGGTGCCACTCGGATTCGGGGATGCCGGGGCCCTCGTCCAGGATTTCCAGGTCCAGGGACTCGGGGCTGGGGCCGCGGCGGGCCTTCACCGTGACGCGGCCGTGCGCCGGGCTGTGCTTGACCGCGTTGTCGATGAGGTTGGCGACGACCTGGTGGATGCGCTCCGGGTCGGCGTTGGCGGTGAGCTCCGGCGGGTGGACGTCCAGGTGCAGGTGGACGTCCGTACGGGTGTGGTTGCCGGAGCCCGAGGCGATGCCGCCCCGGGCCGAGGAGACCATCTGGGCCTCCTTGAGGACGCCCGAGAGGTACGGCCACACCTCGAAGCGGCGCCGGCGCAGCGGGACCACGCCGTTGTCCAGGCGCGAGAGGTCGAGCAGCGTCTCCACCAGGCGGCCCAGGCGCTCGGTCTGCTTCAGGGCCGTCCGCATCGTCTCGGGGTCGGCCTGGGTGACACCGTCGACGATGTTCTCCAGGACCGCGCGCAGACCGGCGATGGGCGTACGGAGCTCGTGGGAGACGTTCGCCACGAGCTCCTTGCGCTGACGGTCCTGCGCCTCCAGCTCGTCGGCCATGAGATTGATCGTGTGGGCGAGGTCGCCCAGCTCGTCGCGGCGGTTCTCGCTGACCCTGCGGGTGTAGTCGCCGCGGGAGATGGACCGGGCGACCGCGTTCATCTCGTCCAGGGGGGCGGTGAGCGAATGCGCGACGAACTGCGTGATCAGGAGTGTGGCGATCATCGAGAACACCGTGATGAAGCGCAGCTCCGTCTTGGTGTGCACGGCGATCATCGACAGACCGGTCGTGATCAGGACCGAGATGACGACGAGCGCGCCGAGCTTCGTCTTGATCGAGAAGGGACGCAGACCGCTGAGCGGTCCCGCGCCCTTCCGCGACCCCGGGTCACCGACTCCGCTCATGACGCCACCAGCCCTCTGTCCCTCTGTGCCTGCGTATGCCCCGCGCGCACGGTGCGGGCACGGGATCAGGGAGTCGGGGTCTCCAGGGCGTACCCCACGCCGTGCACCGTGCGGATCCGCTCCGCGCCGATCTTCCGCCGCAGCGCCTTGATGTGGCTGTCCACGGTCCGCGTCCCGGACGCGTCCGCCCAGTCCCACACCTCGGCGAGCAACTGTTCGCGCGAGAGTACGGCACGCGGGGTGTTCGCGAGACATACGAGGAGGTCGAACTCGGTGGGCGTGAGGTGCACGTCCTCGCTGCGCACCCGCACGCGGCGCTGCGCGTGGTCGATCTCCAGCTCGCCGAGGCGCAGGATGCCCGAGCGCGGTGTGGTCGCGGCCAGCGCGGCCCGCTCCACCCGGCGCAGCAGG is drawn from Streptomyces bottropensis ATCC 25435 and contains these coding sequences:
- a CDS encoding sensor histidine kinase, with product MSGVGDPGSRKGAGPLSGLRPFSIKTKLGALVVISVLITTGLSMIAVHTKTELRFITVFSMIATLLITQFVAHSLTAPLDEMNAVARSISRGDYTRRVSENRRDELGDLAHTINLMADELEAQDRQRKELVANVSHELRTPIAGLRAVLENIVDGVTQADPETMRTALKQTERLGRLVETLLDLSRLDNGVVPLRRRRFEVWPYLSGVLKEAQMVSSARGGIASGSGNHTRTDVHLHLDVHPPELTANADPERIHQVVANLIDNAVKHSPAHGRVTVKARRGPSPESLDLEILDEGPGIPESEWHRVFERFNRGAVSSPHGPGSDGGTGLGLAIARWAVDLHGGRIGVAESPKGCRIRVLLPGVPPQATQRQLQT